In Sodalis ligni, a single genomic region encodes these proteins:
- a CDS encoding YifB family Mg chelatase-like AAA ATPase, with amino-acid sequence MSLAFVYTRASIGVQAPLITVEAHISKGLPGFTLVGLPDATVKGARDRVRSALLNNGFDFPARRITVSLAPADLPKEGGRYDLPIAMAILAASQQVPHEKLVGFEFLGELALSGEIRPVQGAIPAALEASRAERQLILSNRNGAEAGLVPHSRVRTAERLQEVCRFIQGAGELAAVAYHADPPDEHEGTDLRDIIGQQQAKRALEIAAAGGHNLLLMGPPGTGKTMLASRLPGLLPALDDHEAIETAAIASLISVDNARRHWRRRPFRAPHHSATLAALVGGGAIPRPGEVSLAHNGVLFLDELPEFQRRVLDALREPLEAGEINISRAQAKVLYPARFQLIGAMNPSPSGDYQGVHSRSGPQQTLRYLNRLSGPFLDRFDMSIEVPLLPPGMLRQPGTDGEQSATVRERVRIARLAQLGRCQKINAHMNNQEVSVYCRLDEAEAIFLENIMEKLGLSARAWHRTLKVARTLADLAGEPEIRRCHLAEAVSYRSIDRLLQQLWQQME; translated from the coding sequence ATGTCACTCGCATTCGTCTATACCCGGGCTTCAATTGGCGTCCAGGCCCCCTTGATAACAGTGGAGGCCCACATCAGCAAGGGATTGCCCGGATTTACCCTGGTGGGGCTGCCCGACGCCACCGTCAAGGGCGCGCGGGATCGGGTACGCAGCGCGTTATTGAATAATGGCTTCGATTTTCCCGCCCGGCGCATTACCGTCAGTCTGGCGCCGGCGGATCTGCCCAAAGAGGGCGGACGTTATGATTTGCCTATTGCCATGGCCATCCTGGCGGCGTCACAGCAGGTCCCCCATGAGAAGCTGGTCGGGTTTGAATTCCTCGGTGAACTGGCGCTGTCCGGTGAAATCCGGCCGGTACAAGGGGCAATCCCCGCCGCGCTGGAAGCGTCACGGGCAGAGCGGCAGCTTATACTGTCGAACCGCAACGGCGCCGAAGCCGGGCTGGTGCCCCATAGCCGTGTTCGGACAGCCGAACGGCTGCAGGAGGTCTGCCGGTTTATACAGGGGGCGGGAGAACTGGCCGCGGTGGCATACCACGCCGACCCGCCGGACGAGCATGAAGGGACCGATTTGCGGGATATTATCGGCCAGCAGCAGGCCAAGCGAGCGCTGGAAATCGCCGCCGCCGGCGGCCATAACCTGCTGCTGATGGGGCCGCCGGGCACCGGCAAAACCATGCTGGCCAGCAGGCTGCCCGGGTTGTTGCCGGCCCTGGACGATCACGAGGCTATCGAAACCGCCGCCATCGCCAGTCTGATAAGTGTCGATAATGCCCGCCGGCACTGGCGCCGGCGTCCCTTTCGCGCCCCCCATCACAGCGCCACATTGGCGGCGTTGGTGGGGGGCGGCGCCATACCGCGACCCGGGGAAGTTTCCCTGGCCCATAACGGGGTACTGTTCCTTGATGAACTGCCGGAATTCCAGCGGCGGGTGCTGGATGCGTTGCGCGAGCCGCTGGAGGCCGGCGAAATCAACATTTCCCGCGCCCAGGCCAAGGTCCTCTACCCGGCGCGCTTTCAGCTGATCGGAGCGATGAACCCCAGCCCTTCCGGTGATTATCAAGGCGTCCACAGCCGCAGCGGCCCCCAGCAGACCTTGCGCTACCTGAACCGTTTATCCGGTCCGTTCCTCGATCGTTTCGATATGTCCATTGAAGTGCCGCTATTGCCTCCAGGCATGCTGCGTCAGCCGGGTACGGACGGCGAACAGAGCGCGACGGTGCGGGAACGGGTGCGGATAGCCCGGCTGGCGCAGTTGGGCCGTTGTCAGAAAATCAATGCACATATGAATAATCAGGAGGTAAGCGTTTATTGTCGCCTGGACGAAGCTGAAGCGATTTTTTTGGAAAATATCATGGAAAAACTCGGACTTTCCGCGCGGGCCTGGCACCGAACGCTGAAGGTCGCCCGTACGCTGGCTGACTTGGCCGGCGAGCCGGAGATACGGCGTTGCCATTTGGCGGAAGCCGTCAGCTATCGCAGTATCGACCGCTTACTGCAACAACTTTGGCAACAAATGGAATAA
- a CDS encoding branched-chain amino acid transaminase, with amino-acid sequence MTTKKADFIWFNGEMVPWADAKVHVMSHALHYGSSVFEGVRCYDSHKGPVVFRHREHMQRLRDSAKIYRMPVSQSVDELMAATRAVLIKNKLTSAYIRPLIFVGDVGMGVNPPPDYTTDVIIAAFPWGAYLGEDALDQGIDAMVSSWNRVAANTIPTAAKAGGNYLSSMLVGSEARRHGYQEGIALDVHGYVSEGAGENLFEVKEGILFTPPFTSSALPGITRDAIIKLAKQLGIEVREQVLSRESLYLADEVFMSGTAAEITPVRSVDGIQVGIGRCGPVTKQLQQAFFGLFTGKTEDRWGWLDPVNS; translated from the coding sequence ATGACGACGAAGAAAGCTGATTTTATCTGGTTCAATGGCGAAATGGTTCCGTGGGCGGATGCCAAGGTCCATGTGATGTCCCATGCGCTGCATTATGGATCATCAGTCTTCGAAGGTGTGCGTTGCTATGATTCCCATAAAGGGCCGGTGGTTTTCCGTCATCGTGAACATATGCAGCGCCTGCGCGACTCCGCCAAGATTTATCGCATGCCGGTAAGCCAGAGCGTGGATGAACTCATGGCGGCAACCCGCGCGGTGCTGATCAAAAACAAACTGACGAGCGCCTATATCCGCCCGCTGATATTCGTGGGCGACGTGGGCATGGGCGTTAACCCGCCGCCGGACTATACCACCGATGTCATCATCGCCGCCTTCCCTTGGGGTGCGTATCTGGGCGAAGACGCATTGGATCAGGGTATCGACGCCATGGTCTCATCCTGGAATCGCGTCGCGGCCAATACCATACCCACGGCGGCCAAAGCCGGCGGTAACTATCTTTCATCCATGCTGGTGGGCAGCGAAGCCCGTCGCCATGGCTATCAGGAAGGAATAGCGCTGGACGTGCACGGCTATGTTTCCGAAGGTGCCGGCGAAAACCTGTTCGAAGTGAAAGAGGGCATCCTGTTTACGCCGCCCTTTACCTCGTCCGCCTTGCCCGGTATTACCCGCGACGCCATTATCAAACTGGCCAAGCAGCTCGGCATCGAGGTTCGCGAACAGGTGCTGTCCCGTGAATCCCTCTACCTGGCGGACGAAGTGTTCATGTCCGGCACCGCCGCTGAAATCACCCCGGTGCGCAGCGTCGACGGTATCCAGGTGGGCATCGGCCGCTGCGGTCCGGTGACCAAGCAATTGCAACAGGCGTTTTTCGGTTTGTTTACCGGCAAAACCGAAGACAGATGGGGCTGGCTGGATCCGGTCAATAGCTAA
- a CDS encoding DUF413 domain-containing protein has translation MADSFSTTNRYFDNKNYPRGFSRHGHFTIREAQLLERCGHAYNDLDSGKREPVTDEEKQFVAVCHGEREPSTEHEKVWFKYIEHIRRPKRFHTLSGGKPQMDVVEDYTDSED, from the coding sequence ATGGCGGACAGCTTTTCTACTACCAACCGGTATTTCGATAACAAAAACTACCCTCGCGGGTTTTCCCGACACGGCCATTTCACCATTCGGGAAGCCCAATTACTGGAACGTTGCGGCCATGCCTACAACGATCTGGACAGTGGTAAACGCGAGCCTGTGACCGACGAAGAGAAACAATTTGTTGCTGTATGTCACGGTGAACGGGAACCGTCAACGGAACATGAAAAAGTGTGGTTCAAGTACATAGAGCATATCCGTCGCCCCAAACGCTTCCATACCTTGTCCGGCGGTAAACCGCAGATGGATGTAGTGGAAGATTATACCGATAGCGAAGATTAA
- the ilvY gene encoding HTH-type transcriptional activator IlvY, which yields MDLRDLKLFLHLAESRHFGRTAKATHVSPSTLSRQIQRLEEDVGRTLFLRDNRTVQLTDAGEQLKIFAQQTLLQYQQLSHRLGQHGPSLSGELRLFCSVTAAYSHLPPILDRFRAEHPLVEIKLTTGDPADAVEKVQSNDADLGIAGHPEILPASIDFAPIGQIPMILIAPALPCPVRAQALAETPDWSSTPFILPEHGPARRRIDHWFRSNHISTPQIYATVAGHEAIVSMVALGCGIALIPSVVVDNSPEPVRNRVQIIEHGTPVAPLELGVCVQIKRLQEPLIDAFWQRLERSFI from the coding sequence ATGGATCTCAGGGATCTGAAATTATTCCTTCATTTGGCGGAAAGTCGCCATTTCGGCCGCACCGCCAAAGCGACCCATGTTAGTCCGTCCACGCTGTCCCGGCAGATTCAGCGGCTGGAGGAGGACGTAGGCCGCACCCTGTTTTTACGCGATAATCGTACCGTGCAGCTTACCGATGCCGGCGAGCAATTGAAAATCTTCGCCCAGCAAACGCTGCTGCAATATCAACAGTTATCACACCGCCTGGGCCAGCACGGCCCGTCTCTGAGCGGGGAATTACGCCTGTTTTGCTCTGTGACCGCCGCATACAGCCATCTACCGCCAATTCTCGATCGTTTCCGCGCCGAGCATCCGCTGGTAGAGATCAAACTCACCACCGGCGACCCCGCCGATGCGGTGGAAAAAGTACAGTCCAACGATGCGGATCTAGGCATCGCCGGCCATCCGGAGATCCTGCCCGCCAGCATCGATTTCGCTCCCATCGGCCAGATTCCGATGATCCTTATCGCCCCTGCGCTGCCCTGTCCGGTGCGAGCCCAGGCGCTGGCGGAGACCCCTGATTGGTCCAGCACGCCGTTTATTTTACCGGAACACGGTCCGGCGCGCCGCCGCATCGATCACTGGTTTCGCAGCAACCATATCTCAACCCCGCAGATTTATGCCACCGTGGCCGGTCACGAAGCCATTGTTTCCATGGTGGCGCTGGGCTGCGGCATCGCATTGATTCCATCAGTGGTGGTGGACAATAGCCCTGAGCCGGTGCGCAACCGCGTGCAAATTATCGAACACGGCACACCGGTGGCGCCGCTGGAGCTGGGAGTCTGCGTACAAATCAAAAGATTACAGGAACCGCTTATCGATGCGTTCTGGCAGCGCCTGGAACGGTCATTTATATAG
- the ilvM gene encoding acetolactate synthase 2 small subunit — translation MMQHQLSIDARSRPEVLERVLRVVRHRGFRVCALNMAPQTNPENINIQLTVASQRPVDLLSSQLSKLMDVACVEILQLASQQIRA, via the coding sequence ATGATGCAGCATCAGCTTTCCATCGACGCCCGTTCCCGTCCCGAAGTATTGGAGCGTGTTCTGCGGGTGGTTCGTCATCGCGGATTCCGCGTCTGCGCGTTGAATATGGCGCCGCAAACCAATCCCGAAAATATAAATATTCAGTTGACCGTTGCAAGCCAACGCCCGGTCGATTTACTGTCTTCACAATTAAGTAAACTTATGGATGTCGCCTGTGTCGAGATCCTGCAATTGGCATCACAACAAATACGCGCCTAA
- the ilvC gene encoding ketol-acid reductoisomerase yields MANYFDSLNLRQQLEQLGKCRFMGRDEFADEAGYLKGKKVVIVGCGAQGLNQGLNMRDSGLDISYALRQAAIDEKRPSWRKATENGFKVGTYEELIPQADLVVNLTPDKQHSYVVKAVQPLMKKGAALGYSHGFNIVEVGEQIRKDITVIMVAPKCPGTEVREEYKRGFGVPTLIAVHPENDPQGEGMALAKAWAAATGGHRAGVLESSFVAEVKSDLMGEQTILCGMLQVGSLLCYDKLVADGADPAYAGKLVQFGWETTTEALKQGGITLMLDRLSNSAKLRAFALSEQLKTLMKPLFEKHMDDIISGAFSSGMMADWANDDIKLLTWREETGATAFENAPVYEGKISEQEYFDNGVLMIAMAKAGVELAFETMTRSGIIAESAYYESLHELPLIANTVARKRLYEMNVVISDTAEYGNYLFANAAIPLLKETFMSGLQPGDLGKPAAAAEVDNAQLRDVNEAIRQHPIEVIGATLRGYMKDMKRIAVAN; encoded by the coding sequence ATGGCCAATTATTTCGATAGCTTAAACCTGCGCCAGCAACTGGAGCAGTTGGGTAAATGCCGCTTTATGGGCCGGGATGAATTCGCGGATGAAGCGGGTTATCTGAAAGGCAAGAAAGTGGTGATTGTCGGCTGCGGCGCACAGGGGCTTAATCAAGGCCTGAATATGCGTGATTCCGGTCTGGATATCTCCTATGCCCTGCGCCAGGCCGCCATCGACGAGAAACGTCCCTCATGGCGTAAAGCCACGGAAAACGGCTTTAAAGTGGGAACCTATGAAGAGCTGATTCCCCAGGCGGATCTGGTGGTGAACCTGACGCCGGACAAACAGCACTCCTATGTGGTGAAAGCGGTGCAGCCGCTGATGAAAAAAGGCGCGGCGCTGGGCTATTCCCATGGCTTCAATATCGTCGAAGTGGGCGAACAGATCCGTAAAGATATCACCGTCATCATGGTGGCGCCGAAATGTCCGGGCACCGAAGTGCGTGAAGAATACAAACGCGGTTTCGGCGTGCCGACCCTGATTGCCGTCCATCCGGAAAACGATCCCCAGGGCGAAGGCATGGCCTTGGCCAAAGCCTGGGCCGCCGCCACCGGCGGTCATCGCGCCGGGGTGCTGGAGTCCTCGTTTGTCGCCGAAGTGAAATCGGACCTGATGGGCGAACAGACCATCCTGTGCGGCATGCTGCAGGTGGGTTCACTGCTGTGCTACGACAAGCTGGTGGCCGACGGCGCCGATCCCGCTTATGCCGGCAAGCTGGTGCAATTCGGTTGGGAAACCACCACCGAAGCCTTGAAGCAGGGCGGCATCACCCTGATGCTGGATCGCCTGTCCAACAGCGCCAAACTGCGTGCCTTTGCGTTGTCCGAACAGTTGAAAACCCTGATGAAGCCGCTGTTTGAAAAGCACATGGACGACATCATCAGCGGCGCGTTCTCCAGCGGCATGATGGCCGACTGGGCCAATGACGACATCAAACTGCTGACCTGGCGTGAAGAAACCGGCGCCACGGCGTTTGAAAACGCCCCGGTATATGAAGGCAAAATCAGCGAACAGGAATACTTCGATAATGGCGTGCTGATGATCGCCATGGCGAAAGCCGGCGTCGAGCTGGCTTTCGAAACCATGACCCGTTCAGGGATTATCGCTGAATCGGCCTATTACGAATCCCTGCATGAGCTGCCGCTGATCGCCAATACCGTGGCCCGCAAGCGCCTGTATGAGATGAACGTGGTGATTTCCGACACCGCCGAATACGGCAACTATCTGTTCGCCAACGCCGCCATTCCACTGCTGAAAGAGACATTCATGTCCGGCCTGCAGCCGGGGGATCTGGGCAAGCCGGCCGCCGCCGCTGAAGTCGACAACGCGCAGCTGCGTGATGTGAACGAGGCTATCCGTCAGCATCCCATTGAGGTTATCGGAGCCACCCTGCGCGGCTATATGAAAGACATGAAGCGCATTGCGGTAGCGAACTGA
- the ilvA gene encoding threonine ammonia-lyase, biosynthetic: MADSQPLPAAPCAAEYLRATLRSPVYEVAQVTPLQHMDKLSARLGNNVLVKREDRQPVHSFKLRGAYAMISGLTEEQKAHGVVTASAGNHAQGVALSATKLGIKSLIVMPVATADIKVDAVRSFGGEALLYGANFDEAKAKAIELSREFNYTFVPPFDHPAVIAGQGTLAMELLQQDAHLDRIFVPVGGGGLAAGVAVLIKHLMPQIQVIGVEAEESACLKAALDAGEPVDLPRVGGFAEGVAVRRIGDETFRLCRAYLDDVVTVDSDAICAAVKDIFEDVRAIAEPAGALALAGMKKYIQQHNIRGERLAHILSGANVNFHGLRYVSERCELGEQREALMAVTIPEQKGSFLKFCQLLGGRAVTEFNYRYADADNACIFVGIRLTRGHAERDEILAELTAGGYQVVDLSDDEMAKLHVRYMVGGRPSKPLRERLYSFEFPESPGALLKFLQTLGTHWNISLFHYRSHGTDYGRVMAGFELSDREPEFDKHLSALGYECHNESQNPAFRFFLQGS; encoded by the coding sequence ATGGCAGACTCACAACCGCTTCCCGCCGCGCCGTGCGCCGCGGAGTATCTTCGCGCCACGCTGCGCTCGCCGGTATATGAAGTGGCTCAGGTCACGCCGCTGCAGCACATGGACAAGCTGTCGGCGCGTCTTGGCAATAACGTGTTGGTCAAACGGGAAGACCGGCAGCCGGTGCACAGCTTTAAGCTGCGCGGCGCCTACGCCATGATATCCGGCCTGACCGAAGAGCAGAAAGCCCACGGGGTGGTGACCGCCTCGGCGGGCAACCATGCCCAGGGGGTGGCGCTATCGGCCACCAAATTGGGCATCAAGTCCCTGATCGTCATGCCGGTGGCGACGGCGGACATCAAAGTGGACGCGGTGCGCAGCTTCGGCGGCGAGGCCCTGCTCTACGGCGCCAATTTTGACGAAGCCAAAGCTAAAGCCATCGAACTCTCCCGGGAATTCAATTATACCTTTGTGCCGCCGTTCGACCATCCGGCGGTGATCGCCGGGCAGGGCACGCTGGCCATGGAGCTGTTGCAACAGGATGCCCATCTGGATCGCATTTTTGTGCCGGTGGGCGGCGGGGGTCTGGCCGCCGGCGTCGCGGTGCTGATTAAGCACCTGATGCCGCAAATCCAGGTCATCGGCGTCGAGGCGGAGGAGTCCGCCTGCCTTAAGGCGGCGCTGGATGCCGGCGAACCGGTGGATTTGCCCCGGGTGGGCGGCTTCGCCGAAGGGGTGGCGGTACGGCGTATCGGCGACGAGACCTTCCGTTTATGCCGTGCATATCTTGACGATGTGGTGACGGTTGACAGCGATGCCATCTGCGCGGCGGTAAAAGATATTTTCGAGGATGTCCGCGCCATCGCGGAACCGGCGGGGGCGCTGGCGCTGGCGGGTATGAAGAAGTATATCCAGCAGCATAATATCCGCGGCGAGCGGCTGGCGCATATCCTGTCAGGCGCCAATGTGAATTTTCACGGGCTGCGGTATGTCTCGGAGCGCTGCGAACTGGGAGAGCAACGGGAAGCCCTGATGGCGGTCACCATTCCGGAACAAAAGGGCAGCTTCCTGAAGTTCTGCCAGCTCTTGGGCGGCAGGGCGGTGACCGAATTCAACTACCGTTATGCCGATGCGGATAATGCCTGTATTTTTGTCGGTATCCGCCTGACCCGAGGCCATGCGGAACGGGACGAAATCCTGGCCGAACTTACCGCCGGCGGTTATCAGGTGGTGGATCTGTCCGATGACGAAATGGCCAAACTGCACGTGCGCTATATGGTAGGGGGCCGTCCCTCCAAGCCATTGCGCGAGCGCCTCTACAGCTTTGAGTTCCCGGAATCGCCCGGGGCGCTGTTGAAATTCCTGCAAACCCTCGGCACCCACTGGAATATTTCCCTGTTTCACTATCGCAGTCACGGCACCGATTACGGCCGGGTCATGGCGGGGTTTGAACTGTCCGATCGGGAGCCGGAATTTGACAAGCACTTGTCGGCGCTGGGTTACGAATGTCATAACGAAAGCCAAAACCCGGCGTTTCGGTTTTTTCTGCAGGGTTCGTGA
- the ilvD gene encoding dihydroxy-acid dehydratase — MPKYRSATTTHGRNMAGARALWRATGMTDDDFGKPIIAVVNSFTQFVPGHVHLRDLGKLVAEQIEASGGVAKEFNTIAVDDGIAMGHGGMLYSLPSRELIADSVEYMVNAHCADAMVCISNCDKITPGMLMAALRLNIPAIFVSGGPMEAGKTKLSDKIIKLDLIDAMMQGANPNVSDEDSNQIERSACPTCGSCSGMFTANSMNCLTEALGLSQPGNGSLLATHADRKQLFLNAGTRIVGLAKRYYDQDDESVLPRSIANKAAFENAMTLDIAMGGSTNTVLHLLAAAQEGEVDFTMADIDRLSRKVPHLCKVAPSTQKYHMEDVHRAGGVLGILGELDRAGLLNRGVGNVLGLTLPETLRQYDVMVTDDPAVKSMYSAGPAGIRTTQAFSQDCRWPSLDTDRKDGCIRSRESAYSQDGGLAVLYGNIAEDGCIVKTAGVDKNSLVFRGPAKVYESQEEASEAILGGKVVAGDVVVIRYEGPKGGPGMQEMLYPTTFLKSMGLGKQCALITDGRFSGGTSGLSIGHVSPEAASGGLIGLANDGDIIAINIHERSIALDVADSELAARRESELARGDAAWHPHGRERQVSFALRAYALLATSADKGAVRDKSKLGG, encoded by the coding sequence ATGCCTAAGTACCGTTCCGCGACCACAACCCACGGCCGCAATATGGCCGGCGCCCGTGCCTTATGGCGCGCCACCGGAATGACCGATGATGATTTCGGCAAGCCGATTATCGCGGTGGTGAACTCCTTTACCCAATTTGTGCCGGGTCACGTACACCTGCGCGATTTGGGTAAATTGGTGGCCGAGCAAATCGAAGCGTCCGGCGGCGTAGCGAAAGAATTCAATACCATTGCCGTGGATGACGGCATCGCCATGGGCCACGGCGGCATGCTGTACTCACTGCCTTCCCGCGAGCTTATCGCCGATTCGGTGGAATACATGGTCAACGCTCACTGCGCAGATGCCATGGTCTGTATTTCCAACTGCGATAAAATCACCCCGGGGATGCTGATGGCGGCGCTGCGGCTCAATATCCCGGCGATTTTCGTGTCCGGCGGACCGATGGAAGCCGGTAAAACGAAGTTATCCGACAAAATCATCAAGCTGGATCTGATTGACGCCATGATGCAGGGGGCCAATCCCAACGTGTCCGACGAAGACAGCAACCAGATTGAGCGTTCCGCCTGTCCCACCTGCGGTTCCTGTTCCGGTATGTTCACCGCCAACTCCATGAACTGCCTGACGGAAGCCCTCGGCCTCTCCCAGCCGGGCAACGGTTCGCTGCTGGCCACCCATGCCGATCGCAAGCAGTTGTTCCTCAATGCCGGTACCCGCATCGTCGGTTTGGCCAAACGTTATTATGACCAGGATGATGAAAGCGTATTGCCGCGCAGCATCGCCAATAAGGCCGCATTTGAGAACGCCATGACGCTGGATATCGCCATGGGCGGCTCAACCAATACCGTATTGCATCTGCTGGCGGCGGCGCAGGAAGGGGAAGTGGACTTCACCATGGCGGATATTGATCGCCTGTCCCGCAAAGTGCCGCATCTGTGCAAAGTGGCGCCGAGCACCCAGAAATACCATATGGAAGATGTTCACCGCGCAGGCGGCGTGCTGGGTATTCTGGGAGAACTGGACCGAGCCGGGCTGCTTAACCGCGGGGTGGGCAACGTGCTGGGCCTGACATTACCGGAAACCCTGCGGCAATATGATGTGATGGTCACCGACGACCCGGCGGTGAAAAGTATGTATTCCGCCGGTCCGGCCGGAATTCGCACCACCCAGGCGTTCTCGCAGGACTGCCGCTGGCCGTCCCTGGATACTGATCGCAAAGACGGCTGTATCCGTTCCCGTGAATCCGCCTACAGCCAGGACGGCGGGCTGGCGGTGCTTTACGGCAATATTGCCGAAGACGGCTGTATCGTGAAAACCGCCGGGGTGGATAAGAACAGCTTGGTATTCCGCGGTCCGGCAAAGGTCTATGAAAGCCAGGAAGAGGCGTCGGAAGCCATACTCGGCGGTAAAGTGGTGGCGGGGGATGTGGTGGTTATTCGCTATGAAGGTCCCAAGGGCGGACCGGGCATGCAGGAAATGCTCTATCCCACCACCTTCCTGAAGTCCATGGGCCTGGGCAAGCAGTGCGCGCTGATTACCGACGGCCGTTTTTCCGGCGGCACCTCCGGCCTGTCCATTGGCCATGTTTCCCCCGAAGCCGCCAGCGGCGGGTTGATTGGCCTGGCCAATGACGGCGATATCATCGCCATCAATATCCATGAGCGCAGTATCGCCCTGGACGTGGCGGACAGCGAGCTGGCTGCCCGGCGCGAATCCGAGCTGGCGCGCGGCGATGCCGCCTGGCACCCCCATGGCCGCGAGCGTCAGGTGTCGTTTGCCCTGCGAGCCTATGCCCTGCTCGCCACAAGCGCCGATAAAGGCGCGGTGCGCGATAAAAGCAAGCTGGGAGGCTAA
- the ilvL gene encoding ilv operon leader peptide, with protein sequence MKVLAQVISLVVISVVVIIIPPCGAALGRRIA encoded by the coding sequence ATGAAAGTCCTAGCCCAAGTGATTAGCCTAGTCGTGATTAGCGTGGTGGTGATTATTATCCCACCGTGCGGGGCTGCACTTGGACGACGAATAGCTTAG
- the ilvG gene encoding acetolactate synthase 2 catalytic subunit, whose amino-acid sequence MNGAQWVVQALRAQGVDMVFGYPGGAIMPVYDALYDGGVEHLLCRHEQGAAMAAIGYARATGKVGVCIATSGPGATNLITGLADALLDSVPLVAITGQVGSALIGTDAFQEIDVLGLSLACTKHSFLVESLEELPAIMTEAFAIAAGGRPGPVLIDIPKDIQLAVGDLNPHLISVDDQSGVVQGDVAAARELLSQAKKPMLYIGGGVGMARAVPALRDFIAQTGIPSVATLKGLGAPNPDDDCYLGMLGMHGNQAANLAVQSCDLLMAVGARFDDRVTGKLNAFAPHAKVIHLDIDPAELGKLRQPHVALQGDLNRMLPALAQPLSINGWRSETRALKAEYRWRYDHPGPAIYAPALLDKLSRRAPENTVVTTDVGQHQMWAAQHMRFSRPENFITSSGLGSMGFGIPAAVGAQVARPQDTVVCVSGDGSFMMNVQELTTIKRKRLPLKIVLMDNQRLGMVRQWQQLFFDARYSETILSDNPDFLVLASAFDIPGQRITRKDQIDAALETMFAHQGPYLLHVSIDENDNVWPLVPPGAGNETMLEKLS is encoded by the coding sequence ATGAACGGGGCTCAGTGGGTGGTACAGGCGTTGCGCGCGCAAGGCGTGGATATGGTGTTCGGTTATCCCGGCGGCGCTATCATGCCGGTATACGATGCGCTCTATGACGGCGGGGTGGAACATCTGCTTTGCCGGCATGAACAGGGTGCGGCCATGGCGGCGATTGGCTACGCGCGGGCTACCGGCAAAGTAGGCGTTTGCATCGCCACCTCGGGTCCCGGCGCCACCAACCTTATCACCGGTCTGGCGGATGCCCTGCTGGACTCTGTTCCGCTGGTGGCCATTACCGGCCAGGTGGGCTCGGCGCTGATCGGCACCGATGCCTTCCAGGAAATCGATGTGCTGGGGCTGTCGTTGGCCTGCACCAAGCATAGCTTTTTGGTGGAGTCGCTGGAGGAGTTGCCGGCCATTATGACCGAGGCATTCGCCATTGCCGCCGGCGGACGGCCCGGACCGGTACTTATCGATATCCCTAAAGATATCCAGTTGGCAGTAGGGGATCTTAACCCGCATTTAATCAGCGTCGACGACCAGAGCGGCGTGGTCCAGGGCGATGTGGCGGCGGCGCGGGAATTATTGAGCCAGGCCAAAAAACCGATGCTGTATATCGGCGGTGGGGTGGGTATGGCGCGCGCGGTACCTGCGCTGCGTGACTTTATCGCCCAAACCGGCATACCGAGCGTGGCGACGCTGAAAGGTCTCGGCGCGCCGAACCCTGACGATGACTGTTATCTGGGCATGCTGGGTATGCACGGTAATCAGGCGGCCAATCTGGCGGTGCAGTCTTGCGATCTGCTGATGGCGGTGGGGGCGCGTTTTGACGATCGGGTTACCGGTAAGCTCAACGCCTTTGCCCCTCATGCCAAAGTGATTCATCTGGATATCGATCCGGCGGAATTGGGTAAACTCCGGCAGCCCCATGTGGCATTGCAGGGCGATTTGAACCGGATGCTGCCGGCCCTTGCGCAGCCGCTGTCGATAAACGGCTGGCGTTCCGAGACCCGGGCGCTGAAAGCGGAATACCGCTGGCGCTACGATCATCCCGGCCCGGCGATATACGCGCCGGCCTTGCTTGACAAGCTGTCCCGGCGGGCGCCGGAAAATACCGTCGTCACCACCGATGTCGGCCAGCATCAAATGTGGGCGGCGCAGCATATGCGTTTCAGCCGGCCGGAAAACTTCATTACTTCCAGCGGGTTGGGCAGCATGGGATTCGGCATCCCGGCGGCGGTAGGCGCGCAGGTGGCCCGTCCGCAGGATACCGTGGTCTGTGTTTCCGGCGACGGCTCGTTTATGATGAACGTCCAAGAGTTAACCACCATCAAGCGAAAACGGTTGCCGTTGAAAATCGTTTTGATGGATAACCAGCGATTAGGCATGGTTCGACAGTGGCAACAATTGTTTTTCGATGCACGTTACAGCGAAACCATCCTCTCAGATAATCCCGACTTCCTTGTACTGGCCAGCGCTTTTGACATCCCCGGCCAACGAATCACCCGCAAAGACCAGATTGATGCCGCCCTTGAGACCATGTTCGCCCACCAGGGTCCGTACCTGCTGCATGTCTCCATCGACGAAAACGACAACGTCTGGCCCCTGGTGCCCCCCGGCGCCGGCAATGAAACCATGTTGGAGAAATTATCATGA